A genomic region of Pseudoalteromonas piscicida contains the following coding sequences:
- a CDS encoding YggT family protein has protein sequence MNAMQFLVGIVFDLFLMVVLLRFWLQLVKADFYNPLSQAVVKATSFAVNPLRKIIPGVGGLDLASLVLAFIIGFAKMATLMALFGGYFDALGALIGGAITVVKEAFSLVFWILIIRAILSWVAQGYNPVAAVFEQLTEPMLRPIRKVIPPLGGLDLSILVLIIGMQFLQILMMDLLR, from the coding sequence ATGAATGCCATGCAATTTTTAGTCGGGATCGTATTTGATCTATTTTTAATGGTCGTATTACTACGATTCTGGTTGCAGCTTGTCAAAGCGGACTTTTATAACCCGCTAAGCCAAGCGGTTGTTAAAGCAACCTCTTTTGCCGTGAACCCTCTGAGAAAAATCATTCCGGGTGTGGGCGGTTTAGATCTTGCCTCTTTGGTGCTGGCATTCATTATTGGCTTTGCCAAAATGGCGACGCTGATGGCGTTATTCGGTGGTTACTTTGACGCTTTAGGCGCGCTGATTGGCGGCGCTATTACCGTAGTTAAAGAAGCATTTAGTCTGGTGTTCTGGATCCTTATTATTCGCGCCATCTTAAGTTGGGTAGCGCAAGGCTACAATCCAGTTGCCGCAGTGTTCGAGCAATTAACAGAGCCGATGCTAAGACCTATTCGGAAAGTGATACCACCACTAGGTGGACTGGACTTATCTATTTTAGTCTTAATTATCGGCATGCAATTTTTGCAGATCCTAATGATGGATTTACTGAGATAG